From the Streptomyces pluripotens genome, one window contains:
- a CDS encoding TetR family transcriptional regulator, with protein MNEPRPPGSNEPGTPAASRTKASASESSPRRRGRPPRAESADTRDRILTAAREEFSERGYEKTSVRGIAKAAGVDSALVHHYFGPKEQIFEAAIAVAFAPALSAPNAVAEGPLDGVGERLTRFVFGVWDNPTTRKPVLAIVRSAVNNETAAAVFRRLIVSQLLRRIAAQLELPDAELRAELAASQLVGAVMMRYVIRLEPLASADLEQLIARVAPVVQSHLTAP; from the coding sequence ATGAACGAGCCCAGGCCACCGGGGAGCAACGAGCCCGGAACACCGGCGGCGAGCCGGACCAAGGCCTCCGCGAGCGAGAGCTCCCCCCGCCGTCGTGGCCGGCCGCCGCGCGCCGAGTCCGCCGACACCCGCGACCGCATCCTCACCGCGGCCCGCGAGGAGTTCTCCGAACGCGGGTACGAGAAGACCTCCGTACGCGGTATCGCCAAGGCGGCCGGGGTCGACTCGGCGCTCGTCCACCACTACTTCGGCCCCAAGGAGCAGATCTTTGAAGCGGCCATCGCGGTCGCCTTCGCGCCCGCGCTGTCCGCACCGAACGCGGTGGCCGAGGGCCCGCTCGACGGGGTGGGGGAGCGGCTGACCCGCTTCGTCTTCGGCGTCTGGGACAACCCCACGACGCGTAAGCCGGTCCTCGCGATCGTCCGGTCCGCCGTGAACAACGAGACCGCCGCCGCCGTCTTCCGCCGTCTCATCGTCTCCCAGCTGCTGCGCCGCATCGCCGCCCAGCTGGAACTGCCGGACGCGGAGCTGCGTGCCGAGCTGGCGGCCTCGCAGTTGGTCGGCGCGGTGATGATGCGGTACGTGATCCGGCTGGAGCCGCTGGCCTCGGCGGACCTGGAACAGCTCATCGCCCGGGTGGCACCGGTGGTGCAGAGTCACCTGACGGCTCCGTAA
- the ilvD gene encoding dihydroxy-acid dehydratase — MPELRSRTVTHGRNMAGARALMRASGVPSVDIGRKPIIAVANSFTEFVPGHTHLQPVGRIVSDAIREAGGIPREFNTIAVDDGIAMGHGGMLYSLPSRDLIADSVEYMAEAHCADALVCISNCDKITPGMLMAALRLNIPTVFVSGGPMESGRATLVDGTVRTLDLVDAISDAVNDKISDEDILRIEENACPTCGSCSGMFTANSMNCLTEAIGLSLPGNGSVLATHTARKQLYVDAARTVMDLTRRYYEQDDDSALPRSIASLPAFENAMALDIAMGGSTNTILHLLAAAQEAGVPFGLEQIDAVSRRVPCLAKVAPNVGKNRTYYMEDVHRAGGIPALLGELHRAGLLNEDVHAVHSPSLADWLKTWDVRGGSPSPEAVELWHAAPGCVRSAEAFSQSERWEALDDDAENGCIRSVEHAYSKDGGLAVLKGNLATDGCVVKTAGVDESIWTFEGPAVVCESQEEAVQRILTQEVKDGDVVVIRYEGPKGGPGMQEMLYPTSYLKGRGLGKSCALITDGRFSGGTSGLSIGHASPEAASGGTIALVQDGDRIRIDIPGRTIALLVDEAELARREHALNGVYAPRNRDRKVSAALRAYAAMATSADKGAVRDVSKLG; from the coding sequence ATGCCCGAGCTGAGGTCCCGCACAGTCACCCACGGCCGCAACATGGCGGGCGCCCGCGCCCTGATGCGTGCCTCCGGTGTACCCAGTGTGGACATCGGCCGGAAGCCGATCATCGCCGTCGCGAACTCCTTCACCGAGTTCGTGCCCGGCCACACCCACCTGCAGCCGGTCGGCCGGATCGTCAGCGACGCGATCAGGGAGGCCGGCGGCATCCCGCGCGAGTTCAACACGATCGCCGTGGACGACGGCATCGCGATGGGCCACGGCGGCATGCTGTACAGCCTGCCGTCCCGCGACCTGATCGCCGACTCGGTGGAGTACATGGCCGAGGCCCACTGCGCCGACGCCCTGGTCTGCATCTCCAACTGCGACAAGATCACCCCGGGCATGCTGATGGCGGCGCTGCGCCTGAACATCCCGACGGTCTTCGTCTCGGGCGGTCCCATGGAGTCCGGCCGCGCCACCCTCGTCGACGGCACGGTCCGCACGCTCGACCTGGTCGATGCGATCTCCGACGCCGTGAACGACAAGATCTCGGACGAGGACATCCTGCGCATCGAGGAGAACGCCTGCCCGACCTGCGGCAGCTGTTCCGGGATGTTCACCGCCAACTCGATGAACTGCCTCACCGAGGCCATCGGCCTCTCCCTGCCCGGTAACGGCTCGGTCCTCGCCACCCACACCGCCCGCAAGCAGCTCTACGTCGACGCGGCCCGTACGGTCATGGACCTCACCCGCCGCTACTACGAGCAGGACGACGACTCGGCCCTGCCCCGCAGCATCGCCTCCCTCCCGGCCTTCGAGAACGCGATGGCCCTGGACATCGCGATGGGCGGCTCCACCAACACGATCCTGCACCTGCTGGCCGCAGCCCAGGAGGCGGGCGTGCCCTTCGGCCTGGAGCAGATCGACGCGGTCTCCCGCCGCGTCCCCTGTCTGGCCAAGGTCGCCCCGAACGTCGGGAAGAACCGCACGTACTACATGGAGGACGTGCACCGGGCCGGCGGCATCCCCGCCCTCCTCGGCGAACTGCACCGCGCCGGTCTCCTCAACGAGGACGTCCACGCGGTCCACAGCCCCTCTCTCGCGGACTGGCTGAAGACGTGGGACGTCCGTGGTGGCTCCCCGTCCCCCGAGGCCGTGGAGCTGTGGCACGCGGCCCCCGGCTGCGTCCGCTCCGCCGAGGCGTTCTCCCAGTCGGAGCGTTGGGAGGCCCTGGACGACGACGCCGAGAACGGCTGCATCCGCTCGGTCGAGCACGCGTACTCCAAGGACGGCGGCCTTGCCGTGCTCAAGGGCAACCTGGCCACCGACGGCTGCGTGGTGAAGACGGCCGGCGTCGACGAGTCCATCTGGACCTTCGAGGGCCCCGCCGTGGTCTGTGAGTCCCAGGAGGAGGCCGTGCAGCGGATCCTCACCCAGGAGGTCAAGGACGGCGACGTGGTCGTCATCCGCTACGAGGGTCCCAAGGGCGGCCCCGGCATGCAGGAGATGCTGTACCCGACCTCGTACCTGAAGGGCCGGGGCCTCGGCAAGAGCTGCGCGCTGATCACCGACGGCCGCTTCTCCGGTGGTACGTCCGGTCTCTCCATCGGCCACGCCTCCCCCGAGGCGGCCTCCGGCGGAACCATCGCCCTGGTCCAGGACGGTGACCGCATCCGCATCGACATCCCCGGCCGCACCATCGCGCTGCTCGTCGACGAGGCGGAACTCGCTCGGCGCGAGCACGCCCTGAACGGCGTGTACGCCCCCAGGAACCGCGACCGCAAGGTCTCCGCCGCGCTCCGTGCCTACGCGGCGATGGCGACCAGCGCGGACAAGGGCGCGGTGCGCGACGTGAGCAAGCTGGGCTGA
- a CDS encoding Ppx/GppA phosphatase family protein, producing MRLGVLDVGSNTVHLLVVDAHPGARPLPAHSHKAELRLAQLLDDSGAIGDEGVDKLIAVVRDALQAAEDKGVEDLLPFATSAVREACNADDVLARVEAETGVRLQVLSGEEEARLTFLAVRRWFGWSAGRLLVLDIGGGSLEIAYGIDEEPDAAVSLPLGAGRLTAAWLPGDPPAPEDVRALRRHVRAQIARTVGEFSRFGAPDHVVATSKTFKQLARIAGAPRSAEGLYIQRELKRESLEAWVPRLAGMTTQQRGELPGVSDGRAGQLLAGALVAEGAMDLFGVESLEVCPWALREGVILRRLDHMGSD from the coding sequence ATGAGACTCGGTGTCCTGGACGTGGGTTCGAATACGGTGCATCTGCTGGTGGTGGACGCTCACCCCGGCGCGCGCCCGCTGCCCGCGCATTCGCACAAGGCCGAACTTCGGCTTGCCCAACTCCTCGACGACAGCGGTGCCATCGGTGACGAAGGCGTCGACAAGCTGATCGCCGTCGTACGGGACGCGCTCCAGGCCGCCGAGGACAAAGGGGTGGAGGACCTGTTGCCGTTCGCGACCTCCGCCGTGCGGGAGGCCTGCAACGCCGATGACGTCCTCGCACGGGTGGAGGCCGAGACCGGCGTACGGCTCCAGGTCCTCAGCGGCGAGGAGGAGGCCCGGCTGACCTTCCTCGCGGTCCGCCGGTGGTTCGGCTGGTCCGCAGGAAGACTGCTGGTCCTGGACATCGGCGGCGGTTCCCTGGAGATCGCCTACGGCATAGACGAGGAGCCGGATGCCGCCGTCTCCCTCCCGCTCGGCGCCGGCCGCCTCACCGCCGCCTGGCTGCCCGGCGACCCGCCCGCCCCGGAGGACGTCCGCGCCCTGCGCCGCCACGTCCGCGCGCAGATCGCGCGGACGGTCGGTGAGTTCAGCCGCTTCGGCGCTCCTGACCACGTGGTCGCCACATCCAAGACCTTCAAGCAACTGGCCCGCATCGCCGGTGCTCCCCGCAGCGCCGAAGGGCTCTACATCCAGCGCGAGCTCAAGAGGGAGTCCTTGGAGGCCTGGGTCCCGCGGCTGGCCGGCATGACCACGCAGCAGCGCGGCGAACTCCCCGGCGTCTCGGACGGCAGGGCGGGCCAGCTGCTCGCCGGCGCCCTGGTGGCCGAGGGCGCGATGGACCTGTTCGGCGTGGAGAGCCTGGAAGTCTGCCCCTGGGCGCTCAGGGAGGGGGTCATCCTCCGGCGTCTCGACCACATGGGAAGCGACTGA
- a CDS encoding sugar phosphate isomerase/epimerase family protein yields the protein MAEPRDVRVALSTASVYPESTATAFEIAARLGYDGVEVMVWTDPVSQDIEALRRLSDYHGIPILAVHAPCLLITQRVWSTDPWIKLQRARTVAERLGSSTVVVHPPFRWQRQYARDFVDGIWRMENETDVRFAVENMYPWRYRDREMLAYAPGWDVTQDDYRHFTIDLSHTATARTDALDMIERMGDRLGHVHLADGRGSAKDEHLVPGRGTQPCAELLERLAVTGFGGHVVIEVNTRRAMSGAEREADLAEALTFTRKHLASAAPVPGTSTSPGPRR from the coding sequence GTGGCTGAACCAAGGGACGTGCGCGTCGCCCTGTCGACGGCCTCCGTGTACCCGGAGTCGACGGCGACGGCCTTCGAGATCGCCGCGCGCCTCGGTTACGACGGCGTCGAGGTCATGGTGTGGACCGATCCGGTCAGCCAGGACATCGAGGCGCTGCGCCGGCTGTCGGACTACCACGGCATCCCGATCTTGGCCGTCCACGCGCCCTGCCTGCTGATCACCCAGCGGGTCTGGTCCACCGACCCGTGGATCAAGCTCCAAAGGGCCCGGACCGTCGCGGAGCGGCTGGGTTCCTCGACGGTCGTCGTGCACCCTCCCTTCCGCTGGCAGCGGCAGTACGCCCGCGACTTCGTCGACGGGATCTGGCGGATGGAGAACGAGACGGATGTTCGGTTCGCCGTCGAGAACATGTATCCGTGGCGCTACCGAGACCGCGAGATGCTCGCCTACGCCCCCGGCTGGGACGTCACCCAGGACGACTACCGGCACTTCACGATCGACCTCAGCCACACGGCGACCGCCCGCACCGACGCGTTGGACATGATCGAGCGCATGGGGGACCGCCTCGGCCACGTCCACCTCGCCGACGGCCGGGGTTCGGCCAAGGACGAGCACCTGGTGCCCGGCCGCGGCACCCAGCCCTGTGCCGAGTTGCTGGAACGTCTCGCGGTCACCGGCTTCGGCGGTCATGTCGTCATCGAGGTCAACACCCGGCGGGCGATGTCCGGCGCCGAACGGGAGGCCGACCTCGCCGAGGCCCTGACCTTCACGCGCAAGCACCTGGCCTCGGCGGCACCGGTCCCCGGGACGTCGACGAGCCCGGGCCCCCGGCGATGA